In Kitasatospora gansuensis, a genomic segment contains:
- a CDS encoding HNH endonuclease has translation MRCIDCPDAPTHRGRCRAHHTAYEARPSVRARRRLQRLVSRHHSGTERLRRLVDRAGSARCELCGEDFPAELVDIDHRTPLALGGEDTDANVWALCRACHRLKTSEDFEVIY, from the coding sequence GTGCGCTGTATCGACTGCCCCGACGCACCGACGCACCGGGGGCGCTGTAGAGCCCATCACACGGCCTACGAAGCGCGTCCGAGTGTTCGAGCCCGTAGACGGCTGCAACGGCTGGTCTCACGCCACCACAGCGGCACCGAGAGGCTTCGCCGGCTGGTCGACCGAGCGGGCTCGGCACGGTGCGAGCTGTGCGGCGAGGACTTCCCCGCCGAGCTGGTCGACATAGACCACCGGACCCCGCTCGCCCTCGGTGGCGAGGACACAGACGCGAACGTGTGGGCGCTCTGTAGGGCCTGCCACAGGCTCAAGACAAGTGAAGACTTTGAAGTCATCTATTAG